Proteins encoded by one window of Juglans regia cultivar Chandler chromosome 15, Walnut 2.0, whole genome shotgun sequence:
- the LOC109020062 gene encoding putative disease resistance RPP13-like protein 1 isoform X1: protein MRPSKRREIRSPLTSLVTIDHIYGREEVAEVVLQLLVSEKHSDAWNKVPNVIPIVGMGGIGKTTLAQLVYNDKKVESFFDLKVWACVSEDFDIAAVTKTILQSLTSENCDGKALNLLQEKLKEKLLGKRFLVILDDVWNENYNDWTLLRAPFEVGASRSSIIVTTRNQKVSSLMRNKEVEPVQLELLSNEACLSIFTQHVLEARDFSAHPNLKEIGEEFVRRCKGLPLAVKTIAGVLRIEDEDINEWKKVLKNKIWDIPVEAGGIPSSRMVSYDNLPSHLKRCFAYCSILPKDYEFEEKEVVLLWMAECLIQPLQDEEEMEDLGSKYFRNLLSRSFFQKSRINESKFVMHDLINDLAQSVAGDTCYRMEDRIGSSQNEDIPIKPRHSSYLGSQYDVTKKFEVFSKFTSSLRTFLPLMLRYPGGSYLAHHVHFELVPTLDRLRVLSFNGYCITELPNSIGDLKHLRYLNLSHTLIRLLPESVATLYNLQTLLLKYCNRLKKLPSMLRNLVNLRHLNIEGAESLEGMPMQIGKLTCLQTLSNLVMGKDNCSGIKELGPLKHLRETLCISRLENVIESKDAKYAKLIEKTKIDVLSLEWSRDIEESKDTTSELEVLNELRPHNALTKLCIINYGGTKFPNWLTSPSFQMVSLTLENCYKCTSLPPLGEYLPSLKNLWIKGMANLKSVGSEFCGCNLETLHFHDMEEWENWSPSEEFPNLCQLSLRKCPKLLGKLPNNLHLLKEVEIIDCVQLVVSLSCFPNK, encoded by the coding sequence ATGAGACCAAGCAAAAGAAGAGAGATCAGATCTCCCTTAACTTCTTTGGTGACCATAGATCACATCTACGGTAGGGAGGAAGTCGCAGAGGTTGTACTTCAATTATTGGTCAGTGAAAAACATAGTGATGCTTGGAATAAAGTACCCAATGTGATTCCTATAGTTGGTATGGGGGGTATTGGAAAGACAACATTGGCCCAGCTGgtatacaatgataaaaaagtgGAGAGCTTTTTCGATCTGAAAGTATGGGCTTGTGTTTCAGAAGATTTTGATATTGCTGCagttacaaaaacaattttaCAATCTTTGACCTCAGAAAACTGTGATGGCAAAGCTCTAAATTTGTTGCAAGAAAAATTGAAGGAGAAACTACTTGGGAAAAGGTTTCTAGTAATTCTTGATGATGTTTGGAACGAGAACTACAATGATTGGACTCTCCTACGTGCTCCTTTTGAAGTAGGGGCTTCGAGAAGTAGTATTATTGTCACAACTCGTAACCAGAAAGTCTCATCACTAATGCGAAACAAGGAAGTTGAGCCTGTTCAGTTGGAGTTGTTGTCAAATGAAGCTTGTTTGTCCATATTTACCCAACATGTATTGGAAGCAAGAGACTTCAGTGCCCATCCAAACCTTAAAGAAATTGGTGAGGAATTCGTTAGAAGGTGTAAAGGCTTGCCATTGGCAGTAAAAACTATTGCAGGAGTCTTACGCATTGAAGATGAAGACATCAATGAGtggaaaaaagttttgaaaaataagatatgGGATATTCCAGTAGAAGCAGGTGGAATTCCTTCCTCTCGTATGGTAAGCTATGACAATCTACCTTCACATTTGAAGAGGTGCTTTGCTTACTGTTCAATATTACCAAAGGATTATGAATTTGAGGAGAAGGAGGTGGTTTTGTTATGGATGGCAGAATGTTTGATTCAACCCCTACAAGATGAAGAGGAAATGGAAGATTTGGGTTCTAAGTATTTTCGCAATCTGTTGTCAAGGTCATTTTTCCAAAAGTCACGTATTAATGAATCAAAATTTGTGATGCATGACCTCATCAATGATTTAGCCCAATCGGTTGCAGGCGATACATGCTATAGAATGGAAGATAGAATTGGGAGTAGTCAGAATGAGGATATTCCTATAAAGCCACGCCACTCATCTTACTTGGGAAGCCAATATGATGTAACTAAAAAGTTTGAGGTTTTCTCTAAATTCACAAGTAGTTTACGTACATTCTTACCTCTCATGCTACGATATCCAGGTGGTTCCTATTTGGCTCATCATGTTCATTTTGAATTGGTTCCAACATTAGATCGTTTAAGGGTGTTATCTTTCAACGGATACTGCATAACGGAGCTACCTAATTCTATTGGTGATTTAAAGCATCTGAGGTACCTTAACCTTTCACACACTCTAATTAGACTCCTGCCAGAATCAGTAGCTACTCTCTACAACTTGCAAACATTGTTGTTGAAGTACTGTAATCGTCTAAAGAAATTACCTTCAATGTTACGCAACTTGGTCAACCTGCGCCACCTCAACATTGAAGGTGCAGAAAGTTTGGAAGGAATGCCTATGCAAATAGGTAAACTAACTTGTCTTCAAACACTGTCTAATCTAGTTATGGGAAAAGACAATTGCTCTGGAATAAAGGAGCTTGGACCTTTGAAGCATCTTCGAGAGACACTCTGCATTTCAAGATTAGAGAATGTGATTGAATCGAAGGAtgcaaaatatgcaaaattaattgaaaagacgAAAATTGATGTGTTGTCGCTGGAATGGAGTAGGGACATTGAGGAGTCGAAAGACACGACAAGTGAACTAGAGGTACTAAATGAGCTACGACCTCATAACGCTTTGACGAAGCTGTGTATAATTAACTATGGTGGTACAAAATTTCCTAATTGGTTAACATCTCCTTCATTTCAGATGGTGTCCTTGACATTAGAAAATTGTTACAAGTGCACATCATTACCTCCATTGGGGGAATATTTACCATCACTCAAAAATCTTTGGATCAAGGGCATGGCTAACTTGAAGAGTGTTGGTTCTGAATTTTGTGGCTGTAATTTAGAGACTCTGCATTTTCATGACATGGAGGAGTGGGAGAATTGGAGTCCTTCTGAAGAATTCCCAAATCTGTGTCAGCTTTCCCTTCGTAAGTGTCCGAAGCTATTAGGGAAGTTACCAAACAACCTTCATTTACTAAAAGAAGTTGAGATAATTGATTGTGTGCAGTTGGTGGTCTCACTTTCATGCTttccaaataaatga
- the LOC109020062 gene encoding putative disease resistance RPP13-like protein 1 isoform X2: protein MRPSKRREIRSPLTSLVTIDHIYGREEVAEVVLQLLVSEKHSDAWNKVPNVIPIVGMGGIGKTTLAQLVYNDKKVESFFDLKVWACVSEDFDIAAVTKTILQSLTSENCDGKALNLLQEKLKEKLLGKRFLVILDDVWNENYNDWTLLRAPFEVGASRSSIIVTTRNQKVSSLMRNKEVEPVQLELLSNEACLSIFTQHVLEARDFSAHPNLKEIGEEFVRRCKGLPLAVKTIAGVLRIEDEDINEWKKVLKNKIWDIPVEAGGIPSSRMVSYDNLPSHLKRCFAYCSILPKDYEFEEKEVVLLWMAECLIQPLQDEEEMEDLGSKYFRNLLSRSFFQKSRINESKFVMHDLINDLAQSVAGDTCYRMEDRIGSSQNEDIPIKPRHSSYLGSQYDVTKKFEVFSKFTSSLRTFLPLMLRYPGGSYLAHHVHFELVPTLDRLRVLSFNGYCITELPNSIGDLKHLRYLNLSHTLIRLLPESVATLYNLQTLLLKYCNRLKKLPSMLRNLVNLRHLNIEGAESLEGMPMQIGKLTCLQTLSNLVMGKDNCSGIKELGPLKHLRETLCISRLENVIESKDAKYAKLIEKTKIDVLSLEWSRDIEESKDTTSELEMVSLTLENCYKCTSLPPLGEYLPSLKNLWIKGMANLKSVGSEFCGCNLETLHFHDMEEWENWSPSEEFPNLCQLSLRKCPKLLGKLPNNLHLLKEVEIIDCVQLVVSLSCFPNK, encoded by the exons ATGAGACCAAGCAAAAGAAGAGAGATCAGATCTCCCTTAACTTCTTTGGTGACCATAGATCACATCTACGGTAGGGAGGAAGTCGCAGAGGTTGTACTTCAATTATTGGTCAGTGAAAAACATAGTGATGCTTGGAATAAAGTACCCAATGTGATTCCTATAGTTGGTATGGGGGGTATTGGAAAGACAACATTGGCCCAGCTGgtatacaatgataaaaaagtgGAGAGCTTTTTCGATCTGAAAGTATGGGCTTGTGTTTCAGAAGATTTTGATATTGCTGCagttacaaaaacaattttaCAATCTTTGACCTCAGAAAACTGTGATGGCAAAGCTCTAAATTTGTTGCAAGAAAAATTGAAGGAGAAACTACTTGGGAAAAGGTTTCTAGTAATTCTTGATGATGTTTGGAACGAGAACTACAATGATTGGACTCTCCTACGTGCTCCTTTTGAAGTAGGGGCTTCGAGAAGTAGTATTATTGTCACAACTCGTAACCAGAAAGTCTCATCACTAATGCGAAACAAGGAAGTTGAGCCTGTTCAGTTGGAGTTGTTGTCAAATGAAGCTTGTTTGTCCATATTTACCCAACATGTATTGGAAGCAAGAGACTTCAGTGCCCATCCAAACCTTAAAGAAATTGGTGAGGAATTCGTTAGAAGGTGTAAAGGCTTGCCATTGGCAGTAAAAACTATTGCAGGAGTCTTACGCATTGAAGATGAAGACATCAATGAGtggaaaaaagttttgaaaaataagatatgGGATATTCCAGTAGAAGCAGGTGGAATTCCTTCCTCTCGTATGGTAAGCTATGACAATCTACCTTCACATTTGAAGAGGTGCTTTGCTTACTGTTCAATATTACCAAAGGATTATGAATTTGAGGAGAAGGAGGTGGTTTTGTTATGGATGGCAGAATGTTTGATTCAACCCCTACAAGATGAAGAGGAAATGGAAGATTTGGGTTCTAAGTATTTTCGCAATCTGTTGTCAAGGTCATTTTTCCAAAAGTCACGTATTAATGAATCAAAATTTGTGATGCATGACCTCATCAATGATTTAGCCCAATCGGTTGCAGGCGATACATGCTATAGAATGGAAGATAGAATTGGGAGTAGTCAGAATGAGGATATTCCTATAAAGCCACGCCACTCATCTTACTTGGGAAGCCAATATGATGTAACTAAAAAGTTTGAGGTTTTCTCTAAATTCACAAGTAGTTTACGTACATTCTTACCTCTCATGCTACGATATCCAGGTGGTTCCTATTTGGCTCATCATGTTCATTTTGAATTGGTTCCAACATTAGATCGTTTAAGGGTGTTATCTTTCAACGGATACTGCATAACGGAGCTACCTAATTCTATTGGTGATTTAAAGCATCTGAGGTACCTTAACCTTTCACACACTCTAATTAGACTCCTGCCAGAATCAGTAGCTACTCTCTACAACTTGCAAACATTGTTGTTGAAGTACTGTAATCGTCTAAAGAAATTACCTTCAATGTTACGCAACTTGGTCAACCTGCGCCACCTCAACATTGAAGGTGCAGAAAGTTTGGAAGGAATGCCTATGCAAATAGGTAAACTAACTTGTCTTCAAACACTGTCTAATCTAGTTATGGGAAAAGACAATTGCTCTGGAATAAAGGAGCTTGGACCTTTGAAGCATCTTCGAGAGACACTCTGCATTTCAAGATTAGAGAATGTGATTGAATCGAAGGAtgcaaaatatgcaaaattaattgaaaagacgAAAATTGATGTGTTGTCGCTGGAATGGAGTAGGGACATTGAGGAGTCGAAAGACACGACAAGTGAACTAGAG ATGGTGTCCTTGACATTAGAAAATTGTTACAAGTGCACATCATTACCTCCATTGGGGGAATATTTACCATCACTCAAAAATCTTTGGATCAAGGGCATGGCTAACTTGAAGAGTGTTGGTTCTGAATTTTGTGGCTGTAATTTAGAGACTCTGCATTTTCATGACATGGAGGAGTGGGAGAATTGGAGTCCTTCTGAAGAATTCCCAAATCTGTGTCAGCTTTCCCTTCGTAAGTGTCCGAAGCTATTAGGGAAGTTACCAAACAACCTTCATTTACTAAAAGAAGTTGAGATAATTGATTGTGTGCAGTTGGTGGTCTCACTTTCATGCTttccaaataaatga